The following nucleotide sequence is from Leopardus geoffroyi isolate Oge1 chromosome A1, O.geoffroyi_Oge1_pat1.0, whole genome shotgun sequence.
TTCTGCAGCAGCATAAGATACACTCAgcacactttttcttttcaagaaagaaacataaaacactCACCAACTTGGAGACGCAGAAAGCTAAGATGGCAGGGTTCAGGCGTGTTATTGAATCTCTGAGTCTCCAGCCTCTCCATCCCATACCCTTGTCATATCATTCCTGCAGCTACAAGACCTGAGTTCCAAGAAACAACAGTCCCACAGCATTCTGGATCTGCTTCAAACCCGGAATATCCGAATGGTCACTGTCATGTCCATAATTCTGTGGTGCGTAAGTGAGACCTACCTGAGGCTTCCTGACAAAGCTTCTGGCAGTGGCTGTCAGGCCTCTCATTTGCAAATGTGTGTCTCAGACCAAATTGAAAGCCTGTGTCATCAGAAAGCGTAAGGGATCTGCCTTGCAGTGAAAGAAGTGGGCATGTCACAATTTTTAGCTTGATGGAATCtcagaaaaggagaatgaaatcTGTTGTGGGGGCTTTTTGGGAAGCTGTGGGGTCTTCGGGGAAACCCTCCAGGTCCTGAGGCAGATCCTTGATCACTGTGGGCCCTAGTTTGTTTCTGTCCCCTGCACCTCAGACAGTGACTGACGAGGACAGGGGAGGCCTTTAAGAAGGAGCTAAGTGAAAACGTTATGTCCTTCCCATTACAGAGACTGCTAAGTACTGTCTGGGAATGTGGAAGCAGAACATCCTCCCTTTGGGATGTTCACAGATTGTCCTGAAGGCAGGGCCCATAGCCGAGATGTCCTCAGGCTCCTTTTAATGAGGCATTTCACCAAGCGTGTCAGGAGGGCATTTGTGAGTTACCAGAGCAGGGCGCACAGCCTAGTGCCTTGGTAGCATTGGCTCAGTGGCCAGACCTTTGGGATTGTAGAATACCTGAGCTTGCTGGGTGACAACAGCAGGCTTCATCTCAGTGTCCTTTGTTACTGGAGCTGTCAGTTTTGAGGCAGCCAGCTATTTTGCTCCCTGGGGGATACTGTGAGTCACTCACTTCCAAGGAATTGCCCAGGACCCCTCAGGGCAGTGCACCACACCTGTGTTGGCCTCAGACAGGACCAGCGTTCATCCTGCACCACAGACTTGCCAGCCTGTGATGAGTCACCTATTCTGTGGTTCACCCAGGTGCTCTTCCACCTCTGGATTTCCCAGGGACTCCTGGACACTTCCTTTTTCCTGATTGTCCCAGCTGTGGTTTCAACATGCAGATGAGTCGAAACATCCTAATGCCTAAAGGTCTGGTTTGCCAGAGTGCTGGTCATCAGCAGAGAGAATGCCTACCAGGGATAGGGTCCAGGCCTGGGACATTGGGAAGCTTGTAGATGAGAGACGATGTGGCCCTGCCATTGGGAGCTCCTCCCCTTGTCCACAAGTACAGTGGGGCTGCGGTCAGCCGCTTCTGTTCATCCTCCTCTGGGCTGAGAGCCACAGATGGCGGGTCTGCTAGGAGGTCTTTCTCCAAATGTTTGACCTAATGATTGTTTTATCTTATCCCTCCAGTCCTATTACACCTTACTTGACACATGcctcttttctcattctctccctccttctgcattTGCTGGATTTAGGGGTGGGGGGGTCACAGGGTAGGGAAGTAGCTTTTGTGAGTACTTTGGCTTAGGGTTTTTAAAGCTGAGAAGCACGTTGGAGGtggttattgtttttgttttttctcaacaAAGTAAATCTACCTGAATTATATAAGCCTTTTTGCTGGGACTCTTTCTATTTGGAATGCTCTGAAATTGGTGTGGTCCAGGGTTAACATGGGGTTAGGAGGAAATTATCTTTTGTTCTAAGAAGTAAGGCTCAGGGTTAAACCCGCTGTCCTCCTGGCGAGGATAGTTTTGAATTTCCTGTGCTAATTGTACTTTAAAAGTTGTTGAGGTTGGGAGGCACTTGGATGCTATTTCTCCAGCTTTCTCCCGCACTCTTTTCCAGGATGACCATCTCAGTGGGCTATTTTGGGCTATCCCTTGACACTCCTAACTTGCATGGGGATGTCTATGTGAACTGCTTCCTGTCGGCAGTGGTTGAAGTCCCGGCATACGTGCTGGCCTGGCTGCTGCTACAGCACCTGCCCCGGCGCTACTCCATGGCCACTGCCCTCTTCCTGGGCGGTAGCGTCCTCCTCTTCGTGCAGCTGGTGCCTCCAGGTAGGGGCCACATGCATCTGTGGTCTGGAGTTTTTGCTGACTTACTCATTCTCTACCAGGCTGTATCCCCCcattaatgaagaaaatgaaatcatgcagaAACAGCTTACTTGCATATCTGCATCCTCCAtcaaaaaatcaagagaaagtgTCTCCTGGGACCAGACACTCATCATGGCTTGGGCTTTGGGGGAGTGGTGAGAGCTGGTGGTGAGCATTAACTCTCCCAAGTTAAGGTGTGCATATGTGTCCTCTGCAGAGTAAGGGGGAAGAAAGAGCCAACCCCATTACTCTTGAACCTGGGCCTATGTTAGTCATGTATTTATTCAGTAAGTAGCTCCGGAGTGCCTCTGTGGACCAGGTGCTGTGCTTGGGGCTAAAGACGCAGAATTAAACAAGTCAGACAGAACCCCAGGCCCTCCTGGAGTTCACACACTAGTTGTGAAGACAACAGACCagtaaataaaatggttaatatgGTGCAGACTGGGTCACCtttgataataacaataaaggaCAGTGGAGAGCTAGTTTAAATAGAGCAGTCATGGACAGTGTCCCTGAAGAACAGGCATTTGCAAGTGAGCAAGGACGTAGATGGAATGATGGAGAAGACCGTGAGAGGGTCTACACATAGAGCATTTCAGGCTGAAGAAACAGCAGAGGCAGAGATCCTGAGGAGGGAATAACTCCGGCATGtctgaggagaaggagggagctgGTAAGaggtgaagggatggagaaggaaCGGGCCAGGCACTGCATGGGTCTCACAGGCCAttagctggatttttttttttaattttttttttaacgtttatttatttttgagacagagagagacagagcatgaatgggggaggggcagagagagagggagacacagaatcggaagcaggctccaggctctgagccattagcccagagcctgacgcggggctcgaactcgcagaccgtgagatcgtgacctgagctgaagtcggacgcttaaccgactgagccacccaggcgcccctagctggatttttttttaacgtttatcttatttatatttgagagagagaaagtgagcatgtgtgaggaagtggaagagagaaagagagggagagagaatcccaagcaggctacatgctgtctgtgcagagcccaatgtggggctcagactcacaaaccataagatcatgacctgagccaaaaccaggagttggatactcaactgactgagccacccaggagccccaatttttttttttttttgagagagagagagagagagagagagagagagagagagcatgtgcatgcatgtgagtggggtaTGGAAAGAGAGAGCAGCACTCAGCACtgtcagagcccaatgtggggcttgaactcacaaaccgtgagatcatgacctgagctgaagtcagatgcttcaccagctgagccactcaggtgcctcaagtggattttatttttaaaaccatcttgGTATCCTACTGATGGGATAAGGAGGCAACCTTTTTCCAGAATTCACAGAACAGTGTGTGGACCTTTGTATTCCATCATGGTATCCAGATACATGAATATGGGGGCCTCTGGTGGTTGTTTGTGGGCGCCTGAGCCTGGCAGTGTTCTGCACCGGCATGGCATATATACATAGAGCTCACACCAGAGCTCAGGGTGACCCACAGGCCACTGTGCCTCATTGGTACAGCGAGCAGGATAGTTAGGATTATTCCTGGGGATCTGCTGTCCTATGAATTGTCAAGGTCTACGTGAGGGAAAGCATGAAATGATTTAGAATGGAACCCCATTCATCCACAGGTCATTCATTGATTCCACAGTGCCTGCAGTGTGCGGTTCTGGGGTGCCACCTGACCCCTCGCCAGGCATGTCTTTAGTGACTTCTGGACTAGAGCAGGTTTACTTGGGCTATTGAGAGGCTCACTTTGGTGGTCTATAGGCTGAGAAGGGCATGTCCTCACACCTGTGGGTCCCAGCCTCCTCTCAGGAAGCAACTTGGAGGGATATCTTGGCTACAGCTTCTTATCCCACAGAAGGTCATTAGAGAAACTGTCCCCCATAtcccagaaaggagaaaatatgtttgtttcgggaaaaaagatacaaaatgccTAATAGCAGCATACCGTGGGTTGGTGCCTTCTACTTCCTTCCCTTTGCCTTTCCAGATTTGTATTACTTGGCCACTGTCCTGGTGATGGTGGGCAAGTTTGGAGTCACTGCTGCCTTTTCCATGGTCTACGTGTACACAGCCGAACTGTATCCCACAGTGGTCAGAAACATGGGTGTGGGGGTCAGCTCCACAGCGTCCCGCCTGGGGAGCATCCTGTCCCCCTACTTTGTTTACCTCGGTAAGTCCTGTGGGCTGGGGCATGCAGGAGCCGTGGCGTGGAAGCACTGATTGCCTTTAATGTGAGCTCTGGTGGGTTGTTAACAGCAAAGCAGGCACACACAGCAGATGGGATCCATCCAATACCAGATCTATGCCTAGAGAGGGCCTGTGTCCAGGCACACTGTAGAGGAGGCACTCACTTGTAAACAGAAAACGACCTACGCACTAGCTAGAAATCAGTGAGATAAGTAGAGTTTTGTTTCTGCTCTGGCTATCCCAGGCCTTCCATCAAAGAATCTAGTTCCCTTGTCCTAAGAAACTGCAGCATGGTATAGGGAGCCCATGTAGTTAATTGAAGAAATTTCTTCTTGGAATCAGAGTACAAAAGGAACATGGAGGGAAGGATGTCCATTCAAGACGTCTGATGGATGAACTGAGAATTACCGTAATTTGGAACACTTTGGTTTTACACCATGGTTCTATACTGTAACAGGGcacaatttttctcttctttggaatTATTTCCCCATGGCAGCTTCTCCCTCCTGCACACCCCCAGCCTGCACATCTTTGGGGAGGGTTGGTGGCCGCCTTGAAAGTACCCAGAACATGTTGTGAACATGCTACATGAATCTGACAAGCAGAAACACATTATCTGGCCTTAAGGCAAAGTGAGCGGGTTGTGACATATCTAGAGAGGTGGAGGAGTTACTGCTGTACCTGGATGAGAACCTCGAGTTCCATGGAAATGCAGCATTGGGAGATAGGAATAGTGCCCTCCTCCCGGCCCGCACCCCTCCCCTGTACCGTGAGGCACTGCAGGACCTCTGGGCACGTCTGTGCCAACTCTGGGTTCTGAGACCTGTCCAGGTGCCAGGTTTCAATCTGGTAGCTCAGACTGTGGGAGATGCAGAGGCTGAGAAGGCACGTGGTCCCCTTTAGAGTCCTGGGAGcacaaagggaggaagggaggccaaGTCTGACTGCATCCCTCGCTTAGAGTTCTGTCTTTGCCATAGGTGCCTACGACCGCTTCCTGCCCTACATTCTCATGGGAAGTCTGACTATCCTGACAGCCATTCTCACCTTGTTCCTCCCAGAGAGCTTTGGCACCCCTCTCCCAGACACCATTGACCAGATGCTGAAGGTCAAAGGGTAAGGTTGTGCTGGGTTGCTGGGTTGCAGTGTTGATGCACTGGGTCCAGGCCTGGCTGAGAGTTCCCTACAAACTCTCCCAAACACCGTGGGCTAGTTTAGCCATCAGAGGGTTAGAAAGGGCAAGGTGCTTAGAGACTGTCCTGTCTGGTCTGAGACAGACCACAGTGTCACCATGTGCATCTCCACCACCCCAGAAGCTCTGGGACAGCAAGAGACCAGGAGAAATCTTTTAGAATCTGCTgtaagattttttcccccttagtgaGATCATCTCAGTTCTGGGTTTTGTTTGACTATTTAGAGACtggtagacatttttttaaagattcattgcTAAcactagttttgtttgtttttgtaggatAAAGTACAGGCAAACTCCAAGCCACACAAGGATGTTAAAAGATGGTGAAGAAAGCTCCAAAGTGCTTAAAAGTACAGCCTTATAACACAGCATCCAGTGGGGGAGAAGGTGAGGAGAGGGACAGGGTCTTGTCAGAAACAGCTCGTGCTGTTGTGCAGACACTGAGCCCTTCAGCAGTGGACATCTCCACCCTTCATGCTCTTGCCTCTGTGTCTGACTTGCTCCTGGCTGGACACCCAGACTCAGAGGTTGCATGTGGCCCTAGGGCATTACCTTCCCTCCAGAGTGACAAATTTAGATACATCTTAACTCCCGGATTTGGTGGATGGTGGACTTGGCACTCCCTAAGAAGTTAACTGTTTGCCAGAACCAATGTGACTTGGAAGAATAAGAGAGGCACCTGCTAAATTTACATCTTAATTTCAGGCCACCTGAAAAGACTCCTGACAAAACTGGAGGTCTAATTATCCCCCCAaattttctccccatttccctctagTGGTGCActttagaggaaaacaaataattgCACAGAGGGTTTGCTTTCTCACACTTTCTTAGTCTTAAGGGGTATTAAGTGGGATTGTTGCTCCCCCAGGCAGGAGAGCACAGATCTGGGGGAACCTAAAGGTAATTAATACAGAGGGAACTGAGCAGATAATGGAAGAAGGGCAAGTGCATTGATTTGTGAGTTCTGGTACCACTCAGTGTGACTACTGGGTTGACTTGTTTACATCTGATCAAAGCCTTGGGCTTGTCCAGGCCCATACAAGGTGCATCATTGAatcttttattcttgttttccaCTGCTGTGTGAATCACATCTCCTAGCTACTGTGGTTTCTGATGTATGATTGGAAGGAAGTGTATcagtgagaaagagaggcaagCAAACTCATCTCTTTTCTCAAAACTATAGTGTAGattttgtatgtttgtgttttgtttgttcatttgttgtttgtTATGTCTTTTTCTGCTTAAGTTATTTGCCCTTCAGAATAGACTTTAGGGAAGGCTTGTTCTTCAGCCTCCTggtttgtgtcttgttttttttccaaccCAGAATCACTCTGGCGATGGCGTGCCATTGCCCTTTGTGCAAAGAAATCAGCCTTAGCCACAAGCACTTCTCTGAGTGCCAAAAATGACGTCACTATAAGAGTTCCTTTTCTGATACCTAATCAtgggaaaaaattacaaagaagaaagtTAAACTGTGTTCACAGTCTTTCAGAGTTGCTCACTTCAGTCGTGTAACATTGGGAGATATTTTGTGTTCAGTGTAACTGTCTTTTATGATTATGTTACCACGGTACTCCAAAAGCAGATGCTTCACCTGGATAAAAACCATATTTTTGTGAAAGCTACTGAAGTGCCTTGGTAAATGaagatgttttaataaataaaatgattttttaaataacagcttctGCCTACAACCTTTATTTCCACAATTTGGTGAGTCATGCCACACCACCGCCTGACTTTTGTCTGGGTCAGCTTGGGCTCATTGTTGCAGTGATTGGTGATTAGTCTCTCAGGCTAAGATTTAATCCCTGTGTGCCGGAAACCTTTACTTTATTAATTGACAGTGGAATGAGCCAGCCTTCTTGCACAGGTGCCTGGGTTCTCCTGAAAGCAGGGCCTGAGACCAGTGCTTCTGTGCAGTTAGGTAGTATATTTGGGAACAAGATTCCAAGGGGGAGGAAACAGGGAAAGAGGGACACCCAATACAAAGATGCACGCTCAGGATGGCCACCACCAAAGGCACTGCTCCAGCCAGCCAGAACTTCTGAGGAGCCCTATGCATCTCAAACCATCTGATCTGCCTCGTGGATAAAAGGGGGAAGCATTTATACATCGGCTTCCTTTCCACATGCATCAAAGGCAGCCCCATAGGTGTCAGGCCCCCAGGTTTCCAGGTTGCACATGTGTGAGTCCTGAGCAGGGCCTTTCCTCTGGTTAGAAAGCAAGAGGTAATATATTGCAGACCTGAGGTGAGGCAATGTCAGGTTGCACTTCAGTGGAGATGGTCAAAGCTTGTGTTCACACAAGCTGGTCACTGCAAGAGTGGCTGGAGTAAGTGGTGGGGCCAGGAAGACTGTGGGTTGGACACAGTCcataatacatatatacgtaAAACATGCCACAGGGCGATTTGAGCTAGAACGTGTAGATAGACCTGGGTGAAAAAGCTCCAGTGTTGGACAGATAACTCAAAAGGCCTGTTGCATAACATAACAAGTAGCATCAAATtccagtgggaaggaaggaagctcatCTCATGTAATCCTACTGGCTTCTCCGCTCTCCTCAAATGTGGTTCTGTGCTGGGCTCCTGATTAACTGACTTAagttttctctcttattctccATGCCACTGATCCCAATCATTTGTGGCCTTCTGCAGACTAAAATCATAATTACCTGAATGCTTAGAGCTCTTCCTTTGGCCAGGCAATAGCCCATGTCACTGCTTCCAGGACTGAGCCAAGTATCTGAAAATCCAAGCCCTCTGTCTGGGCCTGCTGGACTTGTTTCCATCAGAGCAATGGCTTTGGGAATACTAAGCAAGTTATCCTGTCCAGGTACCTCCTCTCAAGGAGAGAGGGGTGCATCATCTGAAGTCACAGGGACAATTGGTGCTCAGTTAAAGCCCATAAGAATTAGAAACCAGGAtcgccacagaaatacaaaggacaaaACAAAGTCAATGaacaattcagattttaaaaataatatcttttctaCCACAGATAAAGATGAAAGCAAGAGTAAACCTATGATCTTTCTTATTCTTGGCAATAGCTCCTCTCTCTCAGAGTTCCCTAAATAGTCTCATAAATTCCAGAAGGGCTATGTTTGCCAAAGAGAATTATTCTACTTAACACTTAGTCGAAGTGATGGTGAATGAAGTCGGGCAGAGGGCCCCGTTCTCTGTCAAGAAGTAAGTAGCACAAGAAATCTTTCCCCTAAGTGTTTATCACTTAATTGCTTTTCCTAAAGGGTTTTTAGGTTGATGGAGGCTGGACGCAATACAGTATTAGCAGTACCTGAGGTTGTGTGCCATTGCCCTAAAATCAGGTTGGAAAAATGCAGGCATATCTTGTTTTATTGAACTTCACTTTGTTGtgctttttacaaattgaaggttcaAGATGTCAGCAGAGGAAGTAACAGCAgctgtggtggaaatagcaagagaactagaatcagGTGTGGAGCCTGAAAGTATGACTGAATTTCTACCATCTCCTGgtaaaacttgaatggatgaggagttgcttcttcaacgtttatttttgggacagagagagatagagcatgaacgg
It contains:
- the LOC123603452 gene encoding solute carrier family 22 member 5 isoform X2; the encoded protein is MRDYDEVTAFLGEWGPFQRLIFFLLSASIIPNGFNGMSVVFLTPTPEHRCRVPDTANLSSAWRNHSIPLRLQDGREVPHSCRRYRLAAIANFSALGLEPGRDVDLEQLEQESCLDGWEFSQDIYLSTIVTEWNLVCEDDWKAPLTVSLFFVGVLVGSFVSGQLSDRDWRMLLLALTVPGVLCAALWWFIPESPRWLISQGRFEEAEVIIRRAAKINGIVAPSTIFDSSELQDLSSKKQQSHSILDLLQTRNIRMVTVMSIILWMTISVGYFGLSLDTPNLHGDVYVNCFLSAVVEVPAYVLAWLLLQHLPRRYSMATALFLGGSVLLFVQLVPPDLYYLATVLVMVGKFGVTAAFSMVYVYTAELYPTVVRNMGVGVSSTASRLGSILSPYFVYLGAYDRFLPYILMGSLTILTAILTLFLPESFGTPLPDTIDQMLKVKGIKYRQTPSHTRMLKDGEESSKVLKSTAL